The Plasmodium knowlesi strain H genome assembly, chromosome: 4 genome window below encodes:
- a CDS encoding Sel1 repeat-containing protein, putative — translation MINNVFYVILVFSFFLLIIKCEYIKNEKKEVVFETDLPQGGVYYEKRNSGLEENYASDVKFGSGAAGANVDMQLQVVVLREEEQQVEKEGEESAEADIALSVQGSVKSNVAQEEESNEDEVVLLEEVIDSNSDSGGSVIPNGESSPGNIVKGSEPNGDIASSVEETTSSHVITETQPHSDNITMVVEHIDSDTSKADELEAGSVAPVEEEKTADSDVVTEGNIAKESEPVAGSIIVVEEEAVTYSAEESKSKTDSVNLLEEPTDSNAVKEIEHVVDSIAFVEEVAFTNDLKVNESETDGVGTVEESRADDVVKENEHTAYSIVVVREEDSSNIAKESEPVTESTVSVEVESASHAAKESLPKTDSVIAMEETTSSGIAEESEPVTESKVSVEGEYASHAAKESLPKTDSVIAMEETTSSGIVEESELEPDDIAIVDESSVSSVAKGNPPQADSTPIIEELIVNDTAKGDESNTDNIGIVEDSIVNSPFKEDELNEDEVATVEEAAPAKTIAEDNFLPESNALGERKHFLVDFQERVNQYDEAIDEIILRSLNRENYNYFKMLDEYAMKTKMSGEMYTGMRYIIKVIMGTTVVTPSYNEKKKSFKYEIQESTFKRHFITSLFRWYKNFKLVESHFDKANYVYYLGQDDERVYSYRYTYRLILNLLSSETFSFYIDLNKFSLLDILDNYNKYNFKLNNSTRYYPFHMYSCKSFNDFLVDYFESYNHRYFEKHKYLIAEEVYKNGIKNNGNKLFTKLKKLNPNFVLYPFRKVFASSSSPALVENYLDAEIDLIFSIFKEFFVNLLNDLYNEYYNDEVKRSMKEGSHVELSSGIREPSVNLPSGEDELKEIKEEKKTEKTEITPSLDASSAESMGPQGVDSGAASEVTPSEDTLTKVQGEEPTADKLHGSEPTIGQRDDPLDNEIWKDLLESYRDPPKAEDLKEYNQYILKNLNQILNHSAQKRRQEMEDYKNKYELKDGFIVNVLTARHTPLLFNPSKDIYLYLNQISSKKQVNFKNIYDNLITIIKYKEGSNFYDNFLQSRRVAGGLWRDLDTPSEEVNRGASRSGKPVIDRVVVDEDLSSGMNSNELNAFLLFIERGEEAQGGQGTTDDSTIGGTPTTRRDVHSFYRNIDLSEFTPAAVTTKDQIHDQLKLLKKKYTEKLKNEATCVLAFLYLIGINNNEGKLQLPYGFPRNIDYSVKLIRKGKDGLCNFLSGILYHLNLPIFVNNSSISITTEMSEDLIDTNDNSLNSFFYIYYRNNGKIRNHDFLSNENRIIPNSVDNMKSKIVSYSLGSTKDDFYSKLAFTNNMIRLKYKNKDSNIYLRDYFDFTFDKKIYKNSVIKNNISPFLSSCDYLLSNLLGAVVDSLKNTSAIESGIYEENISERNRHLIHNTVDYNKSLFEYFLKLADSRNSYALAALGEIYYLGNESIGIERDEVKAFEFWKKAADQGDSTSALSTGYAYLDEYKKHLRKEEIIKTMSKEELLNMIKEEKGTDAAEETKKDNAGKKASGTYFAFASGGTAAAGMHTSVNHPSSGQGNGRSSAAEGDSPVGGPNFMGSPSAPAGFSSTLYGGGSSESTAQFTPNASRSYGEGQAGIPFGGTEQKQDNSDNRGNTSRSQSDDIIKKYMEELSEERNKALKNAEQYFHKAIRTSEESVEHILAKYNIYKFGLGTEKNLELAGEYLKKAADKGDNISQMMLGHYYSGTDIGVKIKDYDEKNKNENLKKSYKYYSMSAKNGNIISLYNKSILILKGVNPNLKTFNEKCEKTLKKFHFIGLFNERLYVLTKLLRRNYDFKDYTGSLLVSVILSELGDHPNNVNASMLWDLKRKTMQTFTEKYNLVEGILADLLQKAMKEGRATDTFMKGGTANRVGTSVDRIIHRLYNKEKGGKYSLQMKSKLSGDSILKNCGMVTSNMFSRRSLFSKMKFCYYLRNELLHRRWRTKKGGKSNETNKTGRRSSARKTHQKVYNYDVYQLSQTHKQIELFEKYDQIVKSEMEKGSTSREKIQKAEKIKGAILEHFRTSEFLHCYYKPISYYQIKLEEEKKQSVRRNAEQGMSNFLGKSSSYLGYTPTKEKKQQETDLFEAEFSRYSPLLEGEDMKEIFYYQKTYSSSMFEEIQSFSKNCEVCKQYYDIYSAYYGYKKSTIDLIRKYRDGDEYTIKSKRKELQFLIRNSDEDDHEPLYYKALFLESNKLESLKNILQIYLKLATDNHNACNVIGVLGIFKILFKKVFFDVSFFFRKKKENLISAITGRIDGSNHEQRDEHGERDLLEKLEQREKFDRHGKPDKYEQHDQRNQRGNDTPAPATNSLQKYIFADLNSCDVQNNFLFKSEFKNKCLNFEHFVSTNHGYSQISYRDFFKLFYTVVASFFKVS, via the coding sequence ATGATTAATAATGTCTTTTATGTTATCTTagtgttttcattttttctgttaataATTAAGTGTGAATATATtaagaatgagaagaaggaagtagtTTTCGAAACGGACCTCCCCCAGGGGGGTGTATACTACGAGAAGAGGAATTCAGGTTTAGAAGAAAACTACGCTAGTGATGTAAAGTTTGGAAGCGGCGCCGCAGGGGCGAATGTGGACATGCAGTTGCAGGTAGTTGTACTCAGAGAGGAGGAGCAGCAGGTGGAGAAGGAAGGCGAGGAAAGTGCTGAGGCAGATATCGCCCTTTCTGTCCAGGGATCCGTAAAGAGCAACGTCGCCCAGGAGGAAGAATCGAACGAAGATGAGGTTGTCCTCCTGGAAGAGGTTATTGATAGTAACTCCGACAGTGGGGGCAGTGTCATACCAAATGGAGAATCCTCTCCAGGTAATATCGTCAAAGGGAGTGAACCAAATGGAGATATTGCATCCTCCGTGGAAGAGACTACTTCGAGTCATGTCATCACAGAAACTCAACCGCATTCTGACAACATCACCATGGTGGTAGAACATATCGATAGTGACACCTCTAAGGCAGATGAATTGGAGGCAGGCAGCGTTGCCCCtgtggaggaggagaaaactGCAGATAGTGATGTTGTCACTGAGGGGAATATCGCGAAGGAGAGTGAACCTGTTGCGGGTAGTATAATCGTCGTGGAAGAGGAAGCTGTTACTTACTCTGCCGAGGAGAGTAAATCCAAGACAGATAGTGTCAATCTTTTGGAAGAACCAACGGACAGTAACGCCGTTAAAGAGATAGAACATGTTGTAGATAGCATCGCCTTCGTGGAAGAGGTCGCCTTTACAAATGACCTCAAAGTGAACGAATCGGAGACAGATGGTGTTGGCACTGTGGAAGAATCCAGAGCTGACGATGTtgtgaaagaaaatgaacacaCTGCATATAGCATTGTCGTCGTGCGAGAAGAAGATTCTAGTAACATTGCCAAGGAAAGTGAACCTGTTACGGAGAGCACAGTCAGTGTGGAGGTGGAATCTGCTAGTCACGCTGCTAAAGAAAGTTTACCAAAGACCGATAGTGTCATCGCCATGGAAGAGACAACTTCTAGTGGCATTGCCGAGGAGAGTGAACCCGTTACGGAGAGCAAAGTCAGTGTGGAAGGGGAATATGCTAGTCACGCTGCTAAAGAAAGTTTACCAAAGACCGATAGTGTCATCGCCATGGAAGAGACAACTTCTAGTGGCATTGTCGAGGAGAGTGAATTAGAGCCAGATGACATCGCCATAGTGGATGAATCCTCTGTGAGTAGCGTCGCCAAGGGAAATCCCCCCCAGGCAGATAGTACCCCGATAATAGAAGAACTCATTGTAAATGATACCGCTAAGGGGGATGAATCCAACACAGACAATATCGGCATAGTGGAAGATTCCATTGTGAATAGTCCTTTTAAGGAGGACGAATTGAACGAAGATGAAGTTGCCACTGTGGAGGAGGCTGCTCCTGCTAAAACAATTGCAGAAGATAATTTCCTCCCTGAGAGCAATGCCTTAGGTGAGAGAAAGCATTTCCTGGTGGATTTCCAAGAGAGAGTAAACCAGTACGATGAAGCCATTGACGAAATAATACTAAGAAGCCTAAACAGAGAGAATTATAATTACTTCAAAATGTTGGATGAATATGccatgaaaacaaaaatgagtgGAGAGATGTACACAGGGATGAGatatataataaaagtgATCATGGGAACTACGGTAGTAACTCCATCTTAcaatgagaagaagaaatcatTTAAATATGAAATTCAGGAGAGTACATTTAAACGTCATTTCATAACTTCTCTCTTCAGATGGTATAAGAATTTTAAGTTAGTAGAATCACATTTCGATAAAGCAAATTACGTGTACTATTTGGGTCAGGATGATGAACGTGTGTACTCCTACAGGTATACGTACAGACTTATATTGAACCTACTAAGTTCAgaaaccttttccttttatatagatctaaataaattttccttgTTGGATATACTGGACAATTACAATAAGTATAACTTTAAGCTAAACAACAGCACGAGGTATTACCCTTTTCACATGTACAGTTGCAAATCATTCAATGATTTCTTAGTCGATTATTTTGAGTCTTATAATCACCGCTACTTTGAGAAACACAAATATTTGATTGCAGAGGAGGTctacaaaaatggaataaaaaataatggcaATAAGTTATTTACAAAGTTGAAGAAGTTGAATCCGAACTTTGTTTTGTATCCATTTAGGAAGGTGttcgcttcttcttcttcgcctGCACTTGTGGAAAATTACCTGGACGCAGAAATTGATctgattttttccatttttaaggaGTTTTTCGTAAACCTCCTGAATGACCTCTACAATGAGTACTACAACGACGAGGTGAAGCGCTCCATGAAGGAGGGATCCCACGTGGAGTTGAGTTCAGGTATCAGAGAACCCTCTGTGAACCTTCCATCTGGGGAGGATGAGTTGAAGGAAAttaaggaggagaagaagacgGAGAAGACAGAAATAACACCTTCTCTTGACGCTTCTTCTGCTGAATCCATGGGTCCACAGGGGGTTGATTCCGGAGCGGCCAGTGAAGTCACCCCTTCGGAGGATACGCTGACAAAGGTGCAGGGAGAGGAACCCACCGCTGATAAACTTCATGGAAGTGAGCCTACCATTGGCCAACGCGACGACCCCCTTGATAACGAAATATGGAAAGATTTACTCGAGTCGTACAGGGACCCCCCGAAGGCAGAGGATCTGAAGGAATACAATcaatatattttgaaaaatctgAACCAAATTTTAAATCACTCTGCGCAGAAGAGAAGGCAAGAAATGGAGGATTATAAGAATAAGTACGAACTGAAAGACGGGTTCATTGTTAACGTCCTTACGGCCAGACATACTCCCCTGTTGTTTAACCCATCCAAggatatatacttatacctTAACCAGATAAGCAGTAAGAAACAggttaattttaaaaatatttacgaTAACTTGATAACTATTATTAAATATAAAGAGGGAAGTAACTTTTatgataattttcttcagAGCAGGAGGGTAGCGGGGGGGCTGTGGCGCGACCTTGACACTCCAAGTGAGGAGGTAAACAGAGGAGCTAGTCGCTCTGGGAAACCGGTCATCGATCGGGTAGTCGTCGATGAGGACTTGTCCAGTGGGATGAACTCGAATGAGTTGAAcgcatttttgttgtttatCGAACGCGGAGAGGAGGCACAAGGCGGCCAAGGAACTACCGATGATTCGACCATCGGTGGGACTCCCACAACTCGCCGAGACGTGCACTCCTTCTACCGAAATATAGATCTGAGTGAATTTACCCCCGCGGCGGTTACCACGAAAGACCAAATACACGATCAGCTCAaactgttaaaaaaaaaatacacggAGAAGTTAAAGAACGAGGCAACGTGCGTCTTGGCCTTCCTCTATCTAATAGGAATAAACAATAACGAGGGAAAGTTACAGCTACCGTATGGATTCCCCCGAAATATTGATTACTCAGTTAAGCTCataagaaagggaaaagatggcctgtgtaattttttaagcgGCATACTCTACCATCTGAATCTTCCAATATTTGTGAATAATTCCTCTATATCCATAACTACAGAGATGAGTGAAGATCTAATAGATACAAATGATAATTCTCTGAATAGCTTCTTCTATATATACTATAGAAATAAtgggaaaataagaaatcaTGATTTTCTGTCCAATGAAAATAGGATAATTCCAAATTCTGTGGACAATATGAAGTCCAAGATTGTGTCTTACTCCTTGGGTTCAACGAAGGATGATTTTTACAGCAAGCTTGCCTTCACCAATAATATGATTAGACTAAAGTACAAGAACAAGGATAGCAATATATACTTAAGAGACTACTTTGACTTTACGTTTGATAAAAAGATTTACAAGAACTCCGTAATCAAGAATAacatttctccctttttaagtTCCTGTGATTATTTGTTGAGTAACCTTCTAGGAGCAGTGGTCGATTCATTGAAGAATACCTCCGCCATTGAAAGTGGAATTtacgaagaaaatattaGTGAGAGAAACAGACATTTGATTCACAACACGGTTGACTATAATAAAAGTTTGTTTGAATATTTTCTAAAGCTAGCTGATAGTAGAAATTCGTACGCCCTTGCAGCTTTGGGAGAGATTTACTACCTAGGGAATGAAAGCATAGGTATTGAACGGGATGAAGTGAAAGCCTTTGAGTTTTGGAAAAAGGCGGCAGACCAAGGAGATAGCACTTCTGCTTTGTCCACTGGATATGCCTACCTCGATGAGTACAAGAAGCATTTGCGCAAGgaggaaattattaaaaCGATGAGTAAGGAGGAATTGCTGAATATgattaaagaggaaaagggtACCGATGCTGCAGAAGAGACCAAGAAGGACAACGCGGGGAAGAAGGCAAGTGGGACATACTTCGCCTTCGCATCTGGAGGAACAGCAGCTGCGGGGATGCACACTTCGGTAAATCATCCTTCTTCCGGACAAGGGAACGGAAGGAGTTCTGCCGCGGAGGGTGATTCTCCTGTTGGGGGCCCTAATTTTATGGGTTCTCCCAGTGCGCCTGCGGGTTTTTCCAGCACGTTGTATGGTGGCGGTTCTTCAGAGTCAACTGCTCAATTTACACCAAATGCATCAAGAAGCTACGGGGAAGGTCAAGCGGGCATACCTTTTGGTGGAACCGAACAGAAGCAAGATAATTCAGATAATAGAGGTAATACATCGAGGAGCCAAAGTGACGACATCATCAAGAAGTACATGGAAGAACTGAGCGAGGAGAGAAACAAAGCGTTGAAAAACGCAGAGCAATACTTCCATAAGGCCATTCGAACTAGCGAAGAGAGTGTAGAACATATTTTGGCAAAATACAACATTTACAAATTTGGATTGGGTACAGAAAAGAATCTGGAGCTAGCTGgagaatatttaaaaaaagcgGCAGATAAGGGAGATAATATTTCTCAGATGATGTTGGGTCATTACTACTCTGGGACAGATATCGGAGTTAAGATAAAAGactatgatgaaaaaaacaaaaacgagAACTTAAAGAAATCCTATAAATATTATAGCATGtctgcaaaaaatggaaatataatTTCGCTGTATAATAAGAGCATCTTAATACTCAAAGGGGTGAATCCTAACTTAAAAACatttaatgaaaaatgtgaaaaaacgTTGAAGAAATTTCACTTTATTGGACTGTTTAATGAGCGTTTATATGTGTTGACCAAATTGTTAAGAAGGAACTACGATTTTAAGGATTATACCGGCTCGCTTCTGGTGTCTGTTATTCTTTCCGAACTGGGTGATCACCCCAACAATGTGAATGCGTCTATGCTGTGGgatttgaaaaggaaaaccatGCAGACCTTCACGGAGAAGTATAACCTGGTCGAAGGTATTTTGGCGGATCTACTCCAGAAGGCAATGAAGGAGGGAAGAGCCACAGATACATTCATGAAAGGTGGAACTGCTAACCGTGTAGGTACCTCAGTGGATCGAATAATTCACAGACTGTAcaacaaggaaaaaggggggaaatactCTCTACAGATGAAATCGAAACTCAGCGGAGACtctattttgaaaaattgtgGCATGGTAACATCAAACATGTTCAGTAGGAGGAGCCtgttttccaaaatgaagtTTTGTTACTATTTGAGGAACGAATTGCTTCATCGAAGATGGCGGAcgaaaaagggagggaaaagtaACGAGACCAATAAAACAGGTAGAAGAAGCTCGGCAAGAAAGACACACCAAAAAGTGTACAACTACGATGTGTACCAGCTGAGCCAAACTCACAAACAAATTGAGCTTTTCGAAAAGTACGATCAGATCGTAAAGagtgaaatggaaaagggtAGCACTTCCCGagagaaaatacaaaaggcTGAAAAGATTAAGGGGGCCATTCTGGAACACTTCCGAACTAGTGAGTTTCTACACTGTTATTATAAGCCCATTTCCTATTATCAAATAAAgttggaggaagagaaaaagcaaAGTGTGAGAAGGAACGCCGAACAGGGAATGAGCAACTTTTTAGGGAAGAGTAGCAGCTACTTGGGATACACTCCtacgaaagagaaaaagcaaCAAGAGACAGATTTATTCGAAGCAGAATTCTCTAGATACTCTCCTCTCCTAGAAGGGGAAGACatgaaagaaattttttattaccaAAAGACGTATTCTTCTAGCATGTTTGAGGAAATCCAGAGCTTCTCCAAAAATTGCGAAGTATGCAAGCAGTACTACGACATCTATTCAGCTTACTATGGTTATAAAAAATCCACCATCGATTTGATTAGGAAATATCGAGATGGGGATGAGTATACCATaaagagtaaaagaaaggAGCTGCAATTTTTGATTAGGAATTCGGATGAAGATGACCATGAGCCTTTGTACTACAAGGCATTATTCTTAGAATCCAATAAATTGGAAagcttgaaaaatattttacaaatttaCTTGAAGCTAGCTACGGATAACCACAACGCTTGCAACGTGATTGGTGTTCTgggcatttttaaaattttgttcaagAAGGTCTTCTTCGATGTGAGTTTCTTCttcaggaagaagaaggagaatctCATTAGTGCAATCACTGGGAGAATTGACGGTTCTAACCACGAGCAGCGTGACGAACATGGAGAGCGTGACTTACTTGAAAAACTTGAACAACGTGAAAAATTTGATCGACATGGAAAACCTGACAAATATGAACAACATGACCAACGGAACCAACGTGGCAATGATACCCCCGCGCCAGCGACCAACTCCCTCCAAAAGTACATCTTTGCCGATCTGAATTCCTGCGATGTGCAGAACAATTTCCTCTTCAAGTCCGAGTTCAAGAACAAGTGCTTAAATTTCGAGCATTTCGTGAGTACCAATCACGGCTATTCGCAAATCAGCTACCGCGACTTTTTCAAGCTTTTCTACACCGTTGtagcttccttttttaaagtatCATAG